A single Lactuca sativa cultivar Salinas chromosome 8, Lsat_Salinas_v11, whole genome shotgun sequence DNA region contains:
- the LOC111919655 gene encoding uncharacterized protein LOC111919655 has translation MDGGGARFKFKKMKYEEFEEEWAKPCDFGSRFYLEGELGKNIHSKHELNAKSNILPFDDAPSCIESTKNCEKRRKISLDLNSEDVSSSECGSTCGFMGEKESMRIWKQMKQNGFLSSSNGGVLVPQMPKPRGKKRGSISVISKKIEMAKKEQVDKFAKVAAPSGLLNELNPGIINHVRNRRQVHSIIENLVRSSRNKNKISKDVEDDVLALKLSSDSTMASENISSLSNEESGNISTVDSLSVKAASVACQWLELVHQDIKGRLAALRRSKKRVQSVIQTELPFLISMELYSPVGIEMHRFRWTALFDQMDKSLSEEEEHLEKSLNQVREMLSHCEHGLLPFPSEIGLQNNYLFQKVDRDLAVRAAAAAIYSTSNFLQPAQNLPGF, from the exons ATGGATGGTGGTGGAGCGAGATTTAAATTCAAG AAGATGAAGTACGAAGAATTTGAAGAAGAATGGGCAAAACCCTGCGATTTTGGATCGCGTTTTTACTTGGAAG GTGAATTGGGGAAGAACATTCATTCAAAACATGAACTCAATGCCAAATCCAACATTTTACCCTTTGATGATGCTCCATCATGTATCGAATCCACAAAAAATTGTGAGAAACGAAGAAAGATAAGTCTCGATCTCAACTCAGAAGATGTTTCAAGTTCTGAGTGTGGAAGTACTTGTGGCTTTATGGGAGAGAAAGAGTCGATGAGAATATGGAAACAAATGAAACAAAATGGGTTCCTTTCATCCTCTAATGGCGGTGTATTGGTGCCACAAATGCCAAAACCCCGTGGGAAGAAAAGAGGAAGCATATCAGTGATCAGTAAAAAGATAGAGATGGCTAAAAAAGAACAAGTCGATAAATTTGCAAAAGTTGCTGCTCCTAGTGGACTTTTAAACGAACTGAATCCCGGGATTATAAACCATGTAAGAAACAGAAGACAGGTTCATTCGATAATAGAGAATcttgtaagatcttcaagaaacaagAACAAAATTAGTAAGGATGTTGAAGATGATGTTCTTGCACTGAAGCTTTCATCGGATTCAACCATGGCATCAGAGAATATAAGCTCTTTGTCGAATGAGGAGTCAGGGAATATCTCTACTGTTGATTCACTTTCAGTTAAAG CTGCAAGTGTAGCTTGTCAATGGTTGGAACTTGTTCATCAGGACATTAAAGGGCGTCTTGCAG CATTAAGGCGAAGCAAGAAAAGAGTTCAATCTGTGATTCAAACAGAGCTACCTTTCTTAATATCAATGGAGTTATATTCACCTGTTGGCATTGAGATGCATAGATTCAGATGGACTGCTCTTTTTGATCAGATGGATAAATCACTTTCTGAAGAAGAAGAACATCTT GAGAAATCATTGAACCAAGTGAGGGAAATGTTATCGCATTGTGAACATGGTCTCCTCCCTTTTCCTTCAGAGATTGGTTTGCAAAATAACTATTT ATTTCAGAAAGTAGATAGGGATTTAGCCGTTAGGGCTGCTGCTGCTGCTATCTATTCGACATCCAATTTTCTACAACCTGCACAAAACCTACCAGGTTTCTGA
- the LOC111919656 gene encoding uncharacterized protein LOC111919656, which translates to MACFGIRYGGAGDCLLRQPAGGFLDDRSVRVSRFNNLHSLSIPNLAVKSTFSRISTAATGNVTAVGVSDRLDSRSPSSLFETSFDLLPAEAIVNGEEYDRSCDSPGVSEKFDEWMRNSVTEIVKNIRQAPLLVQIYADGVVKTEKAVQAEDWPNVVKERPSSPDGIILVEELQDKIDPADSGDGFEEENGTRAFGVLIQGRFKGRDRCKSACYLLKTSSVNGGMGPFCTHFCLMKVHSFSKSASSQFNDCWLLQ; encoded by the coding sequence ATGGCCTGTTTCGGGATTCGGTACGGAGGAGCCGGTGATTGTTTACTTCGACAGCCGGCAGGTGGTTTCCTTGATGATCGGTCGGTTCGGGTTTCTAGGTTTAACAACCTGCATTCACTGTCGATTCCCAATCTCGCCGTTAAATCAACATTCTCGAGAATCTCGACGGCGGCGACTGGGAACGTGACTGCTGTTGGTGTTTCTGATCGTCTTGATTCCAGGTCGCCTTCGTCTCTCTTTGAAACCAGCTTCGATTTATTGCCGGCTGAAGCGATTGTTAACGGCGAAGAGTACGATCGTAGTTGCGATAGTCCCGGCGTTTCTGAGAAATTTGACGAATGGATGAGAAATTCAGTGACAGAAATCGTGAAGAACATAAGACAAGCGCCGTTGCTGGTTCAGATATACGCCGACGGCGTAGTGAAAACGGAGAAGGCGGTTCAAGCGGAGGACTGGCCGAACGTGGTTAAAGAGCGGCCGTCGTCTCCTGACGGAATCATACTTGTGGAAGAGCTCCAGGATAAGATAGATCCGGCCGATTCCGGCGATGGATTCGAGGAAGAGAACGGAACTAGAGCGTTCGGAGTGCTGATTCAAGGTAGATTCAAAGGAAGAGATCGATGCAAATCAGCTTGTTATTTGCTTAAAACCTCCAGCGTTAATGGTGGAATGGGACCTTTTTGCACCCATTTTTGCTTGATGAAGGTCCATAGCTTCAGCAAAAGTGCTTCTTCTCAGTTCAACGATTGTTGGCTATTACAATGA
- the LOC111898878 gene encoding uncharacterized protein LOC111898878, with protein sequence MERRFESDRHTIMPPNFFVSHALEEGQDWRAFMAGIATYPNFMVAWWDVDTVLLPIHSSPNHWLFGELRLASMEVHIYDSLGRGAYEKFQSEGIFSKFERRVANYLDKIKYWARRNIPRIPLNMQFIYEENVPQQSSHLGDCGVFLCMFMEQLVSGQPIRVLIDPKNAALEFRLRMAKIIWGSSLAPL encoded by the exons atggagagacggtttgagagcgaccgacatacaataatgcctccaaatttttttgtttctcatgctttggaagaaggacaggactggagggcgtttatggctggtattgctacataccctaacttcatggttgcttggtgggatgttgatacg gtcttattgccgattcattcatcccctaatcattggctatttggggaactacgattagcgtcaatggaagtgcatatttatgacagtcttggtagaggtgcttatgaaaaattccaatccgaaggaatcttttccaaatttgaacgtcgggtggcaaattatttggacaagattaagtattgggcgcggaggaacatcccaaggattccattgaatatgcaattcatttatgaagaaaacgttccccaacaaagtagtcatttgggagattgcggtgtttttctttgtatgtttatggagcaattggtttcaggtcaaccaatacgtgttcttattgacccaaagaacgcagctttagagttccgtctccggatggcaaaaattatttgggggtctagtcttgctcctctgtag
- the LOC128127594 gene encoding uncharacterized protein LOC128127594 — protein MEDYVNNPANMHDFSLMNTKAFANLKGSGGNIWEVFEVLDDARRAIFRNTVFGYFIDVPRLQGDALLFHKMFLHQIRPDPVLSPDGIKRLYFRVGNTKMVYGPEEFCLITGFNFGEYPKNIGRKGSEKLISSKKRCLLRERLFPDHTNSSVKIGDLKSLILNQTFLALDDLDAVRVCLIYILCEGFLGKEVNDRVPQDWFFLAENLDLWNRYIFFTLKVLFY, from the exons atggaggattatgtcaacaatcccgcaaatatg catgattttagtttaatgaatacgaaagcctttgcgaacctaaaaggctctggcggtaacatatgggaagtctttgaagttttagatgatgCCCGACGTGCTATTTTCAGAAATACCGTCTTTGGCTATTTTATTgatgtccctcgtttacaaggggacgctttattgtttcataaaatgttccttcatcagatccggccggaccctgttttatctccagatggaataaaacgtttatattttcgagtaggcaataccaaaatggtttatgggccggaagagttttgtttgattaccggcttcaattttggggagtatccaaaaaacattgggagaaaagggtcggaaaaattaataagcagtaaaaaaagatgtttactgcgtgaacggctatttccggaccatactaatagttcggtgaaaatcggcgacctgaaaagtttaattttaaatcaaacattcctagcacttgacgaccttgatgcagttagagtatgtttgatatacattttgtgtgaaggttttttgggcaaagaagttaacgatcgggtgccacaagattggttttttttggctgagaatttggatctctggaataggtatattttctttacgttaaaagttctattttattaa